The genomic region CCGTGCGCCGGCCCGCCGCGAGGCGCTTGCCCGCGATGTAGTGCAGGACGTCGAAGGCGTCGCCGCTGGCGCTCTGGTCGTTCTCGTCGTCGGCAACGAGGCCGCGGCAGAAGTCCGACGAGATCACCTCGGTCGGCTTGAAGTGCTTGCGTGCGAAGGTGGACTTGCCCGAACCGGAGGCGCCGATCAGCACGACGAGGGACAGGTCGGTGACGGGCAGGGTACGAACCTTGTTGTCGGTGCTGGTCATGCGGCCTTCTCCTCCTTCGTGTTCTGGTCCTTCGTGTTCTGGGCGCTCACCGTGAAAACGGCCATCTGCGTGGGCGGTCCGACCTCGGGGTCGTCCGGTCCGACCGGCACGAACTCCACGCCGTACCCGTGCCGTTCGGCCACCGTCCCCGCCCAGCCGCGGAACTCCTCTCGCGTCCACTCGAAGCGGTGGTCGCCGTGCCGGACGTGGCCGGCGGGGAGGGTCTCCCAGCGGACGTTGTACTCGACGTTCGGCGTCGTCACGATCACGGTCCTGGGGCGCGCCGAACCGAACACCGCGTACTCCAGGGCGGGCAGCCGCGGCAGGTCGAGGTGCTCGATGACCTCGCTCAGCACGGCGGCGTCGTACCCCTTGAGCCGCTTGTCGGTGTAGGCGAGCGAGCCCTGGACGAGCTTGACGCGCTCGGACTGCCGCTCGCCCATCCGGTCCAGCTTGAGCCGCCGGGAGGCGATGGTGAGCGCCCGCATCGAGACGTCGACACCGACGATCTCGGTGAACCGCGTGTCCTTGAGCAGCTCCTGCACCAACTGGCCCTGCCCGCACCCCAGATCGAGCACCCGCGCGGCATCGGTGGTCTGCAGCGCGCCGACGATCGCGTCGCGTCGCTGGACGGCGAGCGGTACGGGCTTCTCCTCCGTGTCCGTCTGCTCGTCGACGGCGTTGTCGATCTCCTCGACCGCGCTGTCGTCCGTCTCGGCGAGCCGTACGAGTTCGAGGCGCTCCATGGCCTCCCGGGTCAGCGACCAACGGCGCGACAGATAACGGCTGGTGATCAGCTTCTGCTCCGGGTGGTCCGGCAGCCAGCCCTCCCCGGCCCGCAGCAGCTTGTCCACCTCGTCGGACGACACCCAGTAGTGCTTGGCGTCGTCGAGCACCGGCAGCAGGACGTACAGATGCCGCAGCGCGTCGGCGAGCCGCTGCTCACCCTCCAGTACGAGACTCACGTACCGCGAGTCGCCCCACTCGGGGAACTCGGCGTCCAGCGCCACGGGTTCGGCACTCACCGTCCAGCCGAGCGGCTCGAACAGCGCCCGTACGAGATCGGCGCCGCTGTGGCTTGTTTGCTCCGCCTCCGGGACGCTACAGCCGGAGGCGAGAGGACGACCGTGCTCACCCCTTCGGGCCTCCGCGCGCTCGTCCTCTCGCCTCCGGCGCACCCCTGCGGCTCCGCTGGCCGGCAGCGCGGGCACCTCGACGCGCAGGGGCAGCGGGCGCGCGGGCAGGTCGGGCTTCGCCTGGCAGGTGCCCTTCATCGCGCTGGAGAACACGCTGCTCAGCGCCACGGCGAGCAGGGACGAGGCGGCGTACGGCCGGTCGTTGACGTACTGCGCGAGAGCTGCGTCCGGGGCCCCGCCGCGGCCCTTGCCCTTGCCGCGCCGGACCAGTGCCACCGCGTCGACCTCCAGCAACAGCGCCGCCGTACAGCGCTCCACGCTCGCCTCGGGGTAGACGACATGCGCCTTGCCGTAGGAGGTGGAGAACGCCTGCGCCTTGTCGGGATGCTTGTGCAGCAAAAACCCGAGGTCGGTCGCGGGGTGCTCTGGGGTGCCGGTGGTACTGATCGTCAGGAACACTGTGGGTATGCCTCGAAACGTCTGCTGAGCTGCGGATACTTGTCGTACGGTCCACTACGGTGCACATTCCGTGCACACACGCCGAATACCAGGGAACCGCAACGATTGGGAGAGCGCGCCTCGGCGATCACTGCTCCGGAGCTGCCCTCGCCCTCGTAGTGACGCGCACGCCACGCAGCGATCAGCCGGCCACGCGGCGCCCCTTGTTCAGCGCGCCTCCACAACGTACAGCGAACATCCCTCACGTACTCAGGCATTTTCCCTCCCCCGCACACGCTCGGCCGCCGGCACCAGAGCCGCCTCCGGCAGGCCGGTCGGAGCCGTGAGGCCGTACAACTCCACGAACGAAGCAGGAGCATTCCCCCAGTCGACCTCCCACACCAGACAGCCGTAGGTGTCGCGCGCTGACCGCCCTGGCGCCGTGCGACATCGTGCAGATGACACGACTCCTCATCGATTCACACACGTAAATCACCTGTGGGGTGGAGTCGCGGACGTGGCCCGGCCGACGCGGTGTCAGCTCGGCAGGTGCTCGGCCAGTTCTCGGGTGAGAGCGGCGGCGGCGAGTTCCAGTTCGGAGCGCAGCTCTTCCAGGCGGACCCGGTTGAA from Streptomyces sp. NBC_00878 harbors:
- a CDS encoding 3' terminal RNA ribose 2'-O-methyltransferase Hen1; amino-acid sequence: MFLTISTTGTPEHPATDLGFLLHKHPDKAQAFSTSYGKAHVVYPEASVERCTAALLLEVDAVALVRRGKGKGRGGAPDAALAQYVNDRPYAASSLLAVALSSVFSSAMKGTCQAKPDLPARPLPLRVEVPALPASGAAGVRRRREDERAEARRGEHGRPLASGCSVPEAEQTSHSGADLVRALFEPLGWTVSAEPVALDAEFPEWGDSRYVSLVLEGEQRLADALRHLYVLLPVLDDAKHYWVSSDEVDKLLRAGEGWLPDHPEQKLITSRYLSRRWSLTREAMERLELVRLAETDDSAVEEIDNAVDEQTDTEEKPVPLAVQRRDAIVGALQTTDAARVLDLGCGQGQLVQELLKDTRFTEIVGVDVSMRALTIASRRLKLDRMGERQSERVKLVQGSLAYTDKRLKGYDAAVLSEVIEHLDLPRLPALEYAVFGSARPRTVIVTTPNVEYNVRWETLPAGHVRHGDHRFEWTREEFRGWAGTVAERHGYGVEFVPVGPDDPEVGPPTQMAVFTVSAQNTKDQNTKEEKAA